In one window of Brenneria goodwinii DNA:
- a CDS encoding co-chaperone YbbN: MLEQQANIIDVNESNLHQVLEQSATLPVLFYFWSARSQHCQQLEPVLNKLAQEYAGQFILARVDCDAEQRVAAQFGLRAIPTVYLFQDGQPLDGFQGPQPEEAIRELLQRALPKEEELKVAEAQQLIQEGKLPEALVLLKEAWQLSQQSSDIGLMLAEVQIQLNRSEDAEAVLATIPLQDQDTHYHSLVAQIELLKQAADTPEIQLLQKQLDADPQNAELAVQLALQMHQVGRNEEALELLMGFLKKDLGAAEGNARKTLMDIMSALGTGDALAARYRRQLYSLLY, translated from the coding sequence ATGTTAGAACAACAAGCCAATATTATTGATGTTAACGAATCCAACCTTCATCAGGTTCTGGAACAGTCCGCAACGCTTCCGGTATTGTTTTATTTCTGGTCGGCGCGTAGCCAGCACTGTCAGCAGTTGGAACCGGTGCTGAATAAACTGGCGCAGGAATATGCCGGTCAATTTATTCTGGCCCGGGTGGATTGCGATGCCGAACAGCGCGTCGCGGCGCAATTTGGCCTGCGCGCGATCCCGACGGTCTATCTGTTCCAAGACGGCCAACCGCTGGACGGTTTCCAAGGACCGCAGCCGGAAGAAGCCATTCGTGAACTGCTGCAGCGCGCATTACCGAAGGAAGAAGAACTCAAGGTCGCCGAAGCCCAGCAATTGATCCAGGAAGGAAAATTGCCGGAAGCGCTGGTGTTGCTAAAAGAGGCCTGGCAGCTCAGCCAGCAGAGCAGCGATATCGGTCTGATGCTGGCGGAAGTTCAGATTCAGCTAAACCGCAGCGAAGATGCCGAAGCCGTACTGGCGACCATTCCGCTACAGGATCAGGATACCCACTACCACAGTCTGGTGGCGCAGATTGAACTGCTGAAGCAGGCCGCGGATACCCCGGAAATTCAGCTGCTGCAAAAACAGTTGGACGCCGATCCGCAAAACGCTGAACTGGCCGTACAACTGGCGTTACAGATGCATCAGGTCGGCCGCAATGAGGAAGCGCTGGAACTGCTGATGGGCTTTCTGAAAAAAGATCTGGGCGCGGCGGAAGGCAACGCGCGCAAAACGCTGATGGATATCATGTCCGCACTCGGCACCGGCGACGCCCTCGCCGCCCGCTACCGCCGTCAGCTCTACTCGCTGTTGTATTAA
- a CDS encoding SDR family oxidoreductase, whose translation MQKTVLITGCSSGVGLIAAQDLHKRGYRVLAACRRPDDVSRMAALGLEGIELNLDDAASVENAAAQVIALTGNRLYGLFNNAGFGLYGPLSGISRQQLEHQFSTNLFGTHQLTQLLLPAMLPHGEGRIIQTSSVMGLVSTPGRGAYAASKFALEAWSDTLRMELHGSGLHVSLIEPGPLSTRFTENVDQARTDKPVTNPGIAKRFTLPPQAVLPKLHHALESPRPKLRYPVTLVAHSLSWLRRLLPGRCLDNVLRTRS comes from the coding sequence ATGCAAAAAACGGTTCTTATTACCGGTTGTTCCAGCGGAGTGGGTCTCATCGCCGCGCAGGATCTGCACAAGCGCGGCTATCGTGTCCTGGCGGCCTGTCGCCGTCCTGATGACGTCAGTCGCATGGCTGCGTTGGGTTTGGAAGGGATCGAACTTAATCTGGATGACGCCGCCAGCGTTGAAAACGCCGCCGCTCAGGTTATCGCGCTAACCGGAAACCGCCTGTACGGCCTGTTCAACAACGCCGGATTCGGATTATATGGACCATTGAGCGGCATTTCGCGCCAGCAGTTGGAGCATCAGTTTTCCACTAACCTGTTTGGTACGCATCAGCTAACGCAGCTGTTACTGCCCGCCATGCTGCCGCACGGCGAAGGCCGAATTATTCAAACCAGTTCGGTGATGGGGCTGGTGTCCACGCCGGGACGGGGCGCTTATGCCGCCAGTAAATTCGCCCTTGAGGCCTGGTCGGATACGTTGCGCATGGAGCTGCACGGCAGCGGTCTGCATGTCAGCCTGATCGAACCCGGCCCGCTTTCGACCCGTTTCACCGAGAATGTCGATCAGGCCCGAACGGATAAACCGGTTACCAACCCCGGCATTGCCAAACGATTTACGCTGCCGCCGCAAGCCGTATTGCCAAAACTTCATCATGCACTGGAAAGTCCGCGCCCCAAACTCCGTTACCCGGTGACGCTGGTTGCACACAGTTTATCGTGGTTACGTCGGCTGCTGCCCGGACGCTGTCTGGATAATGTATTACGAACCCGTTCCTGA
- the speG gene encoding spermidine N1-acetyltransferase, with translation MPETSNVVRLRPLERDDLTFVHQLDNNASVMRYWFEEPYEAFVELSDLYDKHIHDQSERRFIIEHDRIKVGLVELVEITHIHRRAEFQIIIDPVHQGKGYASAAAKLAMDYGFSVLNLYKLYLIVDKENKKAIHLYAKLGFEVEGELIHEFFINGQYCNAIRMCIFQHQYLAKHKTVTGTGGPAPGADITL, from the coding sequence ATGCCTGAGACGAGTAATGTCGTTCGGCTGCGGCCGCTGGAGCGGGACGATCTGACCTTTGTTCATCAATTGGATAACAACGCCAGCGTTATGCGCTACTGGTTTGAAGAGCCTTACGAAGCCTTTGTTGAACTTAGCGACCTGTACGACAAGCACATTCACGATCAAAGTGAACGGCGCTTTATTATCGAGCACGACCGGATCAAAGTCGGCCTGGTCGAGCTGGTGGAGATTACCCACATCCACCGCCGGGCGGAGTTCCAGATCATTATCGATCCCGTTCATCAAGGGAAAGGCTATGCCAGCGCGGCGGCGAAACTGGCCATGGATTACGGCTTTTCAGTGTTGAATCTGTACAAGCTGTATCTGATTGTGGATAAGGAAAACAAGAAGGCGATACATCTTTACGCCAAGCTGGGATTTGAGGTAGAAGGCGAGTTGATTCACGAGTTTTTTATCAACGGCCAATACTGCAACGCCATCCGCATGTGTATTTTCCAGCACCAATATCTGGCAAAGCACAAAACGGTGACCGGCACAGGCGGCCCCGCGCCGGGCGCCGATATCACCTTGTGA
- a CDS encoding ABC transporter substrate-binding protein produces MRILISVVLLLLSPFSLAKSVTDILGRQVEIPDHPQRIVLGESRMLYTLALLEPGNPTRHIVGWPGDMARYDAQSWQRYTEKFPSISQIPQLGNGNLHSMNAEMLLPLKPDLVIMPRLAKGSADDDQLQQTLTRAGVPVIYVDLRVDLLHNTLPSIRLLGDVLNQPQRAAAFSEFYQQHMEVIRQRIAQYHGKKTTVMLHLHLGRRDTCCTTAVGGNLGDLLTFAGGENIAAGTISSVYGELSPERVLAANPDVYIATGMAGPEGKRFSSLMLGPLVDPQQARDSFSKLIHQDPILSHLQAVKSGRAWSMWHNFYLSPYHVVMVEMFAKALYPDLFSDIDPQLTLQKLYQNFLPIDFSGTYWSQLAHE; encoded by the coding sequence ATGCGTATTCTCATATCCGTTGTTTTATTACTTCTTAGCCCGTTCTCTTTGGCCAAAAGCGTTACTGATATTCTCGGCCGACAGGTAGAAATCCCAGACCATCCACAACGAATTGTCCTTGGCGAAAGCCGTATGCTCTATACGCTGGCGCTGCTTGAACCGGGAAATCCGACAAGACATATCGTCGGCTGGCCGGGGGATATGGCGCGTTACGATGCGCAAAGCTGGCAACGCTATACAGAAAAATTTCCGTCAATCAGTCAAATTCCGCAATTAGGCAACGGCAATCTGCATAGCATGAATGCGGAAATGCTGCTGCCGTTAAAACCCGATTTGGTGATTATGCCGCGTCTGGCAAAAGGCTCCGCCGATGACGACCAACTGCAACAGACGCTGACCCGCGCCGGCGTGCCGGTGATCTATGTCGATTTACGCGTCGATTTGCTCCATAACACCTTACCCAGCATCCGGCTGCTGGGAGACGTGCTGAATCAGCCGCAGCGGGCCGCGGCGTTCAGCGAATTTTATCAGCAACATATGGAGGTGATTCGTCAACGCATCGCGCAATATCACGGCAAAAAAACCACGGTAATGCTGCACCTGCACCTTGGCCGCCGCGATACCTGCTGTACCACCGCCGTCGGCGGGAATCTGGGCGACCTGCTGACCTTTGCCGGCGGTGAAAATATTGCCGCCGGGACTATCAGCAGCGTGTATGGCGAACTCAGCCCCGAGCGGGTGCTGGCGGCCAATCCCGATGTTTATATCGCCACCGGCATGGCCGGACCGGAAGGAAAACGCTTTTCCAGCCTGATGCTCGGCCCGTTGGTCGATCCGCAGCAGGCGCGGGATAGCTTCAGCAAACTGATACATCAGGATCCCATTCTGTCTCATCTTCAGGCGGTAAAAAGCGGCCGGGCCTGGAGTATGTGGCACAACTTTTACCTCAGCCCTTACCACGTGGTGATGGTGGAGATGTTTGCCAAAGCGCTCTACCCCGATCTCTTCAGCGATATCGATCCGCAACTCACACTACAAAAACTTTACCAGAACTTCTTGCCTATTGATTTTTCAGGGACTTATTGGAGTCAACTTGCACATGAATAA
- a CDS encoding TonB-dependent siderophore receptor, with product MNNKTLRNGWPLLVLLPFSIQAATNPQEDTLEVTATAGTTSAEETGYQPHKTVTGTRTESRLLDVPQAVNVVPNQVIEDRAVRNIDEALYNVSGITQANTLGGTQDALIKRGFGDNRDGSLFRDGVRSIQARNFTPTSERVEVLKGPASMLYGMGEPGGVINIISKKPELEQKTHIEGWGSSFKGGGGQLDVTGPLGASGLAYRMIVDHDETDYWRNFGRNRQTTIAPSLMWYGEDTTVRIAYEHMEYLTPFDRGTVLDTNTGKPVNTPRKRRFDEPYNATRGDQDSITMQVDRNLTDRWKSSLTYTYNRNRYSDNQARAMSYDANTGNLSRRADSTGYAHAQTQVVQLTLNGDVDWGQINHQLLFGFDYEADRTFRGDMLQGSASDVFNVYNPIYGNLAESSSVIASQSDQRENIDSTGFFMQDAIRLNERWQLLGGLRYDSFDVMSGKGRPFKTNTDSSYNRVVPRAGIIYSLTPYSSLYASYSESFKPNSSIADQIGALPPEIGQSYEIGAKLDLPNRITANVALFDIKKRNVKIDDTISVNGVNETVYRTAGKVRSQGIELDMAGKLTDSLSLIGSYAYTDARVTADPENNGNELTNAARHTASLFLTQDFGALGLHSGDNLRAGAGARYVGRRPGDAANSFYLDDYTVADAFVAYSTPINGYKVKWQLNIKNLFDKTYYPSSGNNLRIAVGEPRQFVLRASVDF from the coding sequence ATGAATAACAAAACACTACGTAACGGCTGGCCGTTGTTGGTCCTGCTGCCTTTCAGTATTCAGGCGGCGACCAACCCCCAGGAGGATACGCTGGAGGTTACGGCGACGGCGGGAACGACATCAGCCGAAGAAACCGGCTATCAACCGCATAAAACCGTTACCGGCACCCGTACCGAAAGCCGGTTGCTGGATGTACCGCAGGCGGTGAATGTGGTGCCTAACCAGGTGATTGAGGATCGGGCCGTACGTAATATTGATGAAGCGTTATATAACGTCAGCGGCATTACGCAAGCCAATACGCTCGGCGGCACTCAGGATGCGCTGATCAAACGCGGCTTTGGCGATAACCGCGACGGATCGCTCTTTCGCGACGGCGTCCGCTCGATTCAGGCGCGTAATTTTACCCCGACCAGCGAACGCGTCGAGGTGCTCAAAGGTCCGGCTTCAATGCTGTATGGCATGGGTGAACCCGGCGGCGTAATCAATATCATCAGTAAAAAACCGGAGTTAGAGCAAAAGACGCACATCGAAGGCTGGGGCAGCAGCTTCAAGGGCGGCGGCGGCCAATTAGACGTTACCGGACCGCTGGGCGCATCCGGTCTGGCTTACCGGATGATCGTCGACCACGATGAGACCGACTACTGGCGTAATTTTGGCCGCAACCGTCAAACCACCATTGCGCCATCCCTGATGTGGTACGGCGAAGACACCACGGTGCGCATCGCCTATGAACATATGGAATACCTGACGCCATTCGATCGCGGCACCGTGCTGGACACCAACACCGGCAAGCCGGTGAATACGCCGCGTAAACGGCGTTTCGATGAGCCTTACAACGCCACCCGCGGCGATCAGGACAGCATTACCATGCAGGTCGATCGCAACCTGACCGATCGCTGGAAAAGCAGTCTGACCTACACCTATAACCGCAACCGCTACAGCGATAACCAGGCGCGGGCGATGAGTTATGACGCCAATACCGGCAACCTATCCCGCAGAGCTGACTCTACCGGCTATGCCCATGCGCAGACCCAAGTTGTGCAGTTAACCCTGAACGGCGATGTGGACTGGGGGCAAATCAATCACCAACTGCTGTTTGGCTTTGACTACGAAGCCGATCGCACTTTCCGCGGCGATATGCTGCAAGGCTCCGCCAGCGATGTCTTCAATGTTTACAACCCGATCTACGGCAATTTAGCTGAATCCAGTTCGGTTATCGCCTCACAGAGCGATCAGCGGGAAAATATCGACAGCACAGGCTTCTTTATGCAGGATGCCATTCGCCTTAACGAGCGCTGGCAACTGCTGGGCGGTCTGCGCTACGACAGCTTTGACGTTATGTCAGGCAAGGGCCGGCCATTCAAGACCAATACGGACAGTTCATATAACCGCGTAGTGCCGCGCGCGGGCATTATTTACAGCCTGACGCCGTATTCATCACTCTATGCCAGCTATAGCGAGTCGTTTAAACCCAACTCCTCGATTGCCGATCAAATAGGCGCCCTTCCCCCAGAGATTGGTCAGTCTTACGAAATCGGCGCCAAACTGGATCTGCCCAACCGGATCACCGCCAACGTGGCGCTGTTTGATATCAAAAAGCGTAATGTAAAGATTGATGACACTATCTCTGTGAACGGAGTTAACGAAACGGTATATCGCACCGCCGGTAAAGTCCGCTCGCAGGGCATTGAACTGGATATGGCCGGGAAACTGACTGACTCGCTGAGTCTGATCGGCTCCTATGCCTATACCGATGCGCGCGTAACGGCCGATCCGGAAAACAACGGTAATGAACTGACCAATGCGGCGCGTCATACCGCTTCGCTGTTCCTGACGCAAGATTTCGGCGCTTTGGGACTGCATTCGGGTGATAATCTGCGCGCCGGCGCCGGCGCTCGTTACGTCGGTCGCCGTCCCGGCGATGCGGCAAACAGTTTCTATCTGGATGATTACACGGTAGCTGATGCCTTTGTGGCTTACAGCACGCCAATCAACGGCTACAAGGTGAAGTGGCAGTTAAATATCAAGAACCTGTTTGACAAAACCTATTATCCGTCCAGCGGCAACAACCTGCGTATCGCCGTGGGCGAACCGCGCCAGTTTGTACTGCGCGCCAGCGTAGATTTTTGA
- the ybbP gene encoding putative ABC transporter permease subunit YbbP: MIWRWFWREWRSPSLLIVWLALTLAVACVLALGNISDRMEKGLSQQSRDFLAGDRVLRASRPVDEAWLQTAQQQGLTLSRQVSFMTMTFAGDTPQLARVKATDQRYPLYGELQTNPAGLRAEEGTVLVAPRLLALLGLNVGDMLDVGDTSLRISGELIQEPDSGFNPFETAPRILMNLVDVEKTGAIQPGGRITWRYMFAGNEQQISQFSDFIKPKLKPDQRWYGMEDSEGALSQSLKRSQQFLLLSALLTLLLSIAAVAVSMGHYCRSRYDLVAVLKTLGAGRRALQRLIVGQWLSVLALAALCGGLVGLGFEAILMRMLAPVLPAALPASGLWPWVWALGSLVLISLLVGLRPYRLLLATQPLRVLRQDVVANVWPLRYYLPVVLAIVVGLLAVLSGGSSLLWSLLGGMAVLSLLLGIIGWGGLLLLRRLTVKRLALRLAINRLLRQPWSTISQLAAFSLSFMLLALLLVMRGDLLDRWQQQLPPESPNYFLLNMTADQVPQVTTFLEQHQVRPEQFYPIIRARLTEINQQVATEVIHEDDPGGNTVNRELNLTWMDGIPDHNVLVEGQAPKAGEVSMEVKEAKEMGIKIGDTLTFTGDTQPFSAKVTSFRQVDWESLRPNFFFIFPAGALDNQPQSWLTSFRYHGDEKMITQLNRQFPTLSLLDVGSMLRQIGQVLQQVSRALEIMVVLVLFCGILLLLAQIQVGMRQRRQELMVYRTLGAGLRLLRTTLWCEFAVLGLVAGIAAAIGAEAALWLLQSRVFNFSWEPNLTMWVALPLSAALLLSLCGGWLGVRLLRGKALFRQFAG, from the coding sequence ATGATTTGGCGGTGGTTCTGGCGCGAATGGCGCTCTCCTTCATTATTGATTGTCTGGCTGGCATTAACGCTGGCCGTGGCCTGCGTTCTGGCGCTGGGGAATATCAGCGACCGGATGGAAAAGGGGCTGAGTCAGCAAAGCCGTGATTTTCTGGCGGGCGATCGGGTGCTGCGCGCATCGCGTCCGGTGGATGAAGCCTGGCTGCAAACGGCGCAGCAGCAGGGATTGACCCTGAGCCGGCAGGTTTCATTTATGACCATGACCTTCGCCGGCGATACGCCGCAACTGGCAAGGGTAAAAGCGACCGACCAACGCTATCCGTTATATGGCGAGCTACAGACCAACCCGGCCGGGCTGCGGGCGGAGGAAGGCACCGTGCTGGTCGCCCCGCGCCTGTTGGCGCTGCTGGGGCTAAACGTTGGCGATATGCTGGATGTCGGGGATACGTCCCTGCGTATTAGCGGCGAACTGATTCAAGAACCGGACTCCGGCTTTAACCCGTTTGAAACGGCGCCGCGTATTTTGATGAATCTGGTGGATGTGGAAAAAACCGGAGCAATACAGCCCGGCGGGCGTATTACCTGGCGCTATATGTTCGCCGGTAATGAACAACAAATCAGCCAGTTCAGTGATTTCATCAAGCCGAAGCTGAAACCCGATCAGCGTTGGTATGGCATGGAGGATTCGGAAGGCGCGTTGAGCCAATCGTTGAAGCGCTCGCAGCAATTCCTGTTGCTGTCGGCGTTGCTGACGCTGCTGTTGTCCATCGCCGCGGTCGCCGTTTCCATGGGGCACTATTGCCGTAGCCGCTATGATTTGGTCGCGGTACTGAAAACGCTGGGGGCCGGGCGACGGGCTCTGCAACGGCTGATCGTGGGGCAATGGCTGTCGGTGCTGGCGCTGGCGGCCCTGTGCGGCGGGCTTGTCGGGCTGGGCTTTGAAGCGATACTGATGAGGATGCTGGCCCCGGTTTTACCCGCGGCGCTGCCGGCGTCAGGGCTATGGCCGTGGGTATGGGCGCTGGGTTCGCTCGTGCTGATTTCGTTACTGGTCGGCCTGCGTCCTTATCGTTTGCTGCTGGCGACGCAGCCGCTGCGCGTGTTGCGGCAGGATGTGGTGGCGAATGTCTGGCCGCTGCGTTATTACCTGCCGGTGGTGTTGGCGATCGTGGTGGGGCTGCTTGCGGTGCTGTCCGGCGGCAGTTCACTGCTGTGGTCGCTGCTGGGAGGCATGGCGGTACTGTCATTATTGTTAGGCATTATTGGCTGGGGCGGGCTGCTATTGCTGCGGCGTTTAACGGTTAAACGGCTGGCCTTGCGTTTGGCCATCAACCGGCTACTGCGCCAGCCATGGTCAACGATTAGCCAACTGGCGGCGTTTTCATTGTCATTCATGCTGCTGGCTTTGCTGTTGGTGATGCGCGGGGATTTGCTGGATCGCTGGCAGCAGCAACTGCCGCCGGAAAGCCCTAATTACTTCCTGCTGAACATGACGGCGGATCAGGTTCCTCAGGTGACAACATTTCTTGAACAGCATCAGGTCAGGCCGGAGCAGTTTTATCCGATTATCCGGGCGCGCCTGACGGAAATTAATCAGCAGGTGGCGACGGAAGTTATTCATGAGGACGATCCAGGGGGGAATACGGTAAACCGTGAACTAAATCTGACCTGGATGGACGGCATCCCTGACCATAATGTGCTGGTTGAGGGGCAGGCGCCCAAAGCGGGGGAAGTCTCGATGGAGGTGAAAGAAGCCAAAGAGATGGGCATCAAGATTGGCGATACGCTGACTTTTACCGGCGATACCCAGCCGTTCAGCGCCAAAGTCACTAGCTTCCGGCAGGTAGACTGGGAGAGTCTGCGTCCGAACTTCTTCTTTATTTTCCCCGCCGGGGCATTGGATAACCAGCCGCAGTCCTGGCTGACCAGCTTCCGTTACCATGGCGATGAGAAGATGATTACCCAGTTGAATCGTCAGTTCCCAACGCTGAGCCTGCTGGATGTGGGCAGTATGCTGCGTCAGATCGGACAGGTATTGCAGCAGGTGAGTCGGGCGTTGGAAATCATGGTGGTGCTGGTCCTGTTCTGCGGCATATTGCTGTTGCTGGCGCAAATTCAGGTGGGGATGCGCCAGCGCAGGCAGGAGTTGATGGTCTATCGCACCCTGGGGGCCGGGTTACGCCTGCTGCGTACCACGCTGTGGTGTGAGTTTGCCGTGCTGGGGCTGGTGGCGGGGATTGCCGCCGCGATCGGGGCTGAAGCGGCATTGTGGCTGTTGCAGAGCCGGGTATTCAACTTCTCGTGGGAGCCGAACCTGACGATGTGGGTCGCATTGCCGCTGTCCGCGGCGCTATTGCTCTCGCTCTGCGGCGGCTGGCTGGGCGTTCGGTTACTGCGCGGCAAGGCGTTATTCCGGCAATTCGCGGGGTAG
- the tesA gene encoding multifunctional acyl-CoA thioesterase I/protease I/lysophospholipase L1, which translates to MNFKNVFRRPGFDRHNTRWTGLCKHIFILLLLGLFSVRAFAADTLLILGDSLSAGYRMPAANAWPALLNQKWQTPPNNINVINASISGDTAAQGLARLPELLKQHQPRWVLIELGGNDGLRGFPPQNIEQDLTQIITQVKQAQAQPLLMQIRLPTNYGRRYTESFSNIYPRLAQQFAIPLVPFFMEQVYLKPEWILEDGIHPTRDAQPFIADWMAQHLEPLVKHES; encoded by the coding sequence ATGAACTTCAAGAATGTTTTCCGCAGGCCCGGTTTCGACAGGCATAACACTCGCTGGACTGGTCTTTGCAAACATATTTTCATCCTTTTACTTCTGGGATTATTCAGTGTACGCGCTTTCGCCGCGGATACTTTATTGATACTGGGCGATAGCCTCAGCGCGGGCTATCGAATGCCGGCGGCCAACGCCTGGCCTGCTCTGCTGAATCAGAAATGGCAGACGCCGCCGAACAACATAAACGTCATTAACGCCAGCATCAGCGGCGATACCGCCGCCCAGGGACTGGCCCGCCTTCCCGAGTTATTGAAACAGCATCAGCCGCGCTGGGTCTTGATCGAACTTGGCGGCAACGATGGGTTACGCGGCTTTCCGCCGCAAAACATCGAACAGGATTTAACCCAGATTATTACGCAAGTTAAACAGGCGCAGGCGCAACCGCTACTGATGCAGATTCGTCTGCCGACCAATTATGGCCGCCGCTACACCGAGTCATTCAGCAACATCTACCCACGACTGGCGCAACAGTTTGCCATTCCTCTGGTGCCGTTCTTTATGGAGCAGGTGTATCTTAAACCGGAGTGGATTCTGGAGGATGGCATTCACCCCACCCGAGACGCCCAACCCTTTATTGCCGATTGGATGGCGCAACATCTGGAACCCTTAGTTAAGCATGAGTCTTGA
- the ybbA gene encoding putative ABC transporter ATP-binding protein YbbA gives MFAKTSPASVMPVETGPAENILEVHHLSKHVGQGEHRLSILTGVELIVKPAQTIALIGESGSGKSTLLGILAGLDDGSEGDVSLMGESLSGLDEEGRAALRARDVGFVFQAFMLVPTLNALENVQLPALLRGESDSHSRKQAEQLLQQLGLGERLHHLPAQLSGGEQQRVALARAFSGRPKVLFADEPTGNLDRKTGERIVDLLFSLNRDYATTLILVTHDEQLAARCERRLRLVDGKLREEA, from the coding sequence ATGTTTGCAAAGACCAGTCCAGCGAGTGTTATGCCTGTCGAAACCGGGCCTGCGGAAAACATTCTTGAAGTTCATCATCTTAGTAAACACGTTGGTCAAGGGGAACATCGGCTTTCCATCCTTACCGGAGTTGAGCTGATTGTCAAACCCGCGCAGACAATTGCGCTTATTGGCGAGTCTGGGTCAGGTAAATCAACGCTGCTGGGCATTCTTGCCGGTCTGGATGACGGCAGCGAAGGTGACGTTAGTCTGATGGGGGAATCGTTAAGCGGACTGGATGAAGAGGGCAGGGCCGCACTCCGCGCCAGGGATGTGGGCTTTGTTTTTCAGGCGTTTATGCTGGTGCCGACGCTGAATGCGCTGGAGAACGTCCAACTGCCGGCCTTACTGCGGGGAGAAAGCGATAGCCATAGCCGTAAGCAGGCGGAGCAGCTGTTGCAACAGCTTGGGCTGGGCGAACGTTTACATCATCTTCCCGCTCAACTTTCCGGCGGCGAGCAGCAGCGGGTGGCGCTGGCGCGCGCTTTCAGCGGACGTCCCAAAGTGCTGTTTGCCGATGAGCCAACCGGCAATCTGGATCGTAAAACCGGTGAACGCATTGTCGATCTGCTGTTTTCCCTTAACCGCGATTACGCCACGACGCTGATTCTGGTTACCCATGATGAACAATTGGCGGCGCGCTGTGAGCGGCGTTTGCGCCTGGTCGATGGCAAGTTGAGGGAAGAAGCATGA